One segment of Rickettsiales bacterium DNA contains the following:
- a CDS encoding fatty acid desaturase, with the protein MEDALSPQAYWEKIVDPYKQSSTQKGLLQLFYTLVVFSAICYAMHLTAENYYIVTLGLSVIAGTLLVKIFVLQHDCGHGSFFKNQKANNILGRMLSVLTITPYAQWAKEHKRHHATCGNLDNRGVGDVTTWTVAEYESQSEVNKFFYRIYRNPFFLFTLGAFYHFTIKQRFVFYRSKRLSSWISVMSTNLFIVLFIVSFVALMGAAPFFKLYLPIIFVASSLGTWMFYVQHQFEDVYWERNDGEWDYYDAAIKGSLFYDLPKILHWLTGNIGYHHIHHLSAKVPNYNLVKCYNETPALQDANSLTLWESRKCFSLALWDETRKKMVTF; encoded by the coding sequence ATGGAAGACGCACTATCACCTCAAGCTTATTGGGAAAAAATAGTTGATCCTTATAAGCAATCGAGCACCCAAAAAGGCCTTTTGCAGCTGTTTTATACATTGGTTGTATTCTCTGCCATATGCTATGCCATGCATCTGACGGCAGAAAACTACTATATCGTAACCCTCGGTTTATCCGTTATTGCTGGAACACTACTGGTGAAGATATTTGTCCTGCAGCATGATTGCGGGCATGGCTCATTCTTTAAAAATCAGAAAGCCAATAATATCTTGGGTAGAATGCTGTCTGTGCTGACGATCACTCCCTACGCGCAATGGGCAAAAGAGCATAAAAGGCATCACGCGACTTGCGGCAATTTAGATAATAGAGGGGTCGGGGATGTCACCACTTGGACCGTTGCTGAATATGAGAGTCAGAGCGAGGTGAATAAGTTCTTTTATAGGATTTACCGCAATCCTTTCTTCCTATTTACGTTAGGTGCATTCTATCATTTTACTATAAAGCAGCGGTTTGTATTTTATAGATCCAAGCGCCTTAGCTCATGGATCAGTGTTATGTCGACTAACCTATTCATCGTTTTGTTTATTGTGTCTTTCGTCGCATTGATGGGGGCAGCGCCTTTCTTTAAGCTCTATTTGCCAATCATTTTCGTGGCTTCCTCGCTTGGGACGTGGATGTTTTATGTGCAGCATCAGTTTGAAGATGTCTATTGGGAGCGCAATGATGGTGAGTGGGACTATTATGATGCTGCTATCAAGGGCTCTTTATTTTATGACTTGCCCAAAATTCTACATTGGTTGACGGGGAATATTGGCTACCACCACATCCATCATCTCTCTGCAAAAGTGCCTAATTATAACCTTGTTAAATGTTATAATGAAACGCCGGCATTGCAGGATGCTAATAGTCTGACTTTGTGGGAAAGCAGGAAATGTTTTTCTCTGGCTCTGTGGGATGAGACTCGTAAAAAGATGGTGACGTTTTAG
- the recQ gene encoding DNA helicase RecQ: MTLRTPLSILRDSYGYDAFRGSQAEIIDHVIGGGDAFVLMPTGSGKSLCYQIPALCRDGMAIVVSPLIALMQDQISALEQLDIKAGAMNSSMDSGQIAAIRQQMLEGSLDMLYVAPERLMMPDFLNLLGQCNLALFAIDEAHCVSQWGHDFRPDYAALSLLAERFPGVPRIALTATADAPTRKDIVERLVLEKGRTFVSGFDRPNIHYTIALRNSPKQQVWKFIQEKHKDECGIIYCISRKKVDEMAVWLRDQGVNALPYHAGLSSEVRATNQRQFLQGEQIIMVATIAFGMGIDKPDVRFVVHMNIPKNIEAYYQETGRAGRDGLPSNAFMVYGMEDAAMQRQWIETSDAPDEQKRIQNQKLGALLGLCETATCRRQVLLNYFDDSCEPCGYCDTCEHPPETFDACVPAQKAISCVYRTEERFGVAYLIDVLLGANTERIRNFSHDQITTYGIGTELSKSEWQNIFRQLVASNLLAPKADGYGGLHITDKGWAFLKGKPALPMRHHVKTATTQKLERSNRKSTAAAGLASEADQALYEQLKAARGVLAKTKKVPAYVIFHDKTLVELAQQKPDTLEGMLDISGIGETKLKRYGQPLLDVILHYGEAA; encoded by the coding sequence ATGACACTGCGAACTCCTCTCTCAATATTGCGCGATTCCTATGGCTATGACGCATTTCGAGGATCTCAAGCAGAGATCATCGATCATGTTATTGGCGGGGGCGATGCCTTTGTGCTGATGCCAACTGGTAGCGGTAAATCGTTATGTTACCAAATCCCCGCGCTGTGCCGTGATGGTATGGCAATTGTGGTTTCACCCTTGATCGCGCTGATGCAGGATCAAATTTCAGCATTGGAACAACTGGATATCAAAGCCGGCGCGATGAATTCGTCTATGGATTCAGGGCAGATCGCAGCGATACGCCAGCAAATGCTGGAGGGCTCGTTGGATATGTTATATGTCGCGCCTGAGCGGCTGATGATGCCCGATTTCTTGAATCTGTTGGGGCAATGTAACCTCGCGCTTTTTGCGATTGATGAAGCGCATTGTGTCTCACAATGGGGGCACGATTTCCGTCCGGATTATGCGGCGTTATCGCTGCTGGCTGAGCGTTTTCCTGGTGTGCCACGTATCGCGCTGACCGCGACAGCAGATGCGCCGACTCGCAAAGATATTGTCGAACGTTTAGTGCTCGAAAAGGGACGTACTTTTGTCAGCGGGTTCGACCGGCCAAATATCCATTACACCATCGCGCTGCGTAACTCGCCTAAGCAACAAGTGTGGAAATTCATTCAGGAAAAACACAAAGACGAGTGCGGGATTATCTATTGTATCTCGCGAAAAAAAGTGGATGAGATGGCCGTATGGCTACGCGATCAAGGCGTGAATGCATTGCCTTATCATGCAGGCTTGTCAAGCGAAGTGCGTGCGACAAATCAACGCCAGTTTTTACAAGGCGAACAGATCATCATGGTGGCGACCATTGCTTTTGGTATGGGGATCGATAAGCCTGATGTGCGCTTTGTGGTGCATATGAATATTCCCAAAAATATCGAAGCTTATTATCAGGAAACCGGACGTGCCGGCCGCGATGGTCTGCCGTCAAACGCCTTCATGGTTTACGGTATGGAAGATGCGGCCATGCAGCGCCAGTGGATAGAAACCTCCGACGCGCCTGACGAGCAAAAGCGCATCCAAAACCAAAAGCTCGGCGCTCTGCTGGGCTTGTGCGAAACGGCGACCTGTCGCCGTCAGGTGTTGCTGAACTATTTTGACGATAGCTGCGAGCCCTGCGGTTATTGCGATACGTGTGAGCACCCGCCAGAAACTTTCGATGCTTGCGTGCCAGCACAAAAAGCCATCTCCTGTGTTTACCGTACGGAGGAGCGCTTTGGGGTTGCCTATCTTATCGATGTGCTGCTGGGCGCGAATACTGAGCGTATCCGCAACTTCAGCCATGACCAAATCACCACTTATGGTATTGGCACGGAGCTTAGCAAATCCGAATGGCAAAATATTTTCCGCCAGTTGGTCGCAAGTAATTTACTGGCCCCTAAGGCTGACGGCTACGGTGGTTTGCATATTACCGACAAGGGGTGGGCTTTTTTAAAAGGTAAGCCCGCGCTGCCGATGCGACATCATGTTAAAACTGCGACGACACAGAAACTCGAGCGTAGCAACCGTAAATCAACGGCGGCGGCGGGCTTGGCCAGTGAAGCAGATCAAGCGCTTTATGAGCAATTAAAGGCGGCTCGCGGGGTATTGGCGAAAACTAAAAAAGTTCCCGCCTATGTTATTTTTCATGATAAGACGCTGGTTGAATTGGCGCAGCAGAAACCTGATACCTTAGAGGGTATGTTGGATATTAGTGGCATCGGAGAAACCAAGCTAAAGCGCTACGGGCAGCCATTGTTGGATGTGATACTGCACTATGGTGAAGCGGCTTAA
- a CDS encoding ShlB/FhaC/HecB family hemolysin secretion/activation protein, which translates to MFKLLSSTAAAITLCALASTSYAQVIPRTVEPGKIGQRYQIESRPTVTGEPLIQIKDRKGQKRLSGGTSFMMEAVSFEGNEAICDDRLKEEFGDRFGQDITLSGLQTLVDDVTAYYRNEGFILSRAILPQQRIGDGVVKIKLIEGYINDVTFTGDISKGSLAEEYADKLRSKALNVNDLERYLLLMDDLSGMTARATLSAAPSGVGGSDMAVSLTQKTYSFRANVNNRGSRYLGPAQGDLSVQSHNLIGQHETIGIRTIQTLNLDELAYYEASYSQPVGSEGTVVRGLINYTDTEPGNALAPLRLQGDSVTARLDATHPFIRSRRENLLGTIAFTYRNAKSDTFGLSIFEDRVRTLSGRLAYDFLDNLKGINQLAAGVTHGVDIFGANDANDLISRANADSSFTKFNFDVQRLQSIYGPFAAQVTAAGQFSLDPLHASEEFSVGSTPLGSAYDPSELSGDNGFGVRGELHYNADYSNQWINNYQLYSFYDYGKVWNRSIIAGEDDAASLASAGLGVRAGLLDNLRGDIELAMPLTKRVAAENTKGDDTRIFFNLTYNR; encoded by the coding sequence ATGTTTAAACTTTTATCATCTACCGCCGCCGCTATCACGCTATGCGCCCTCGCTTCCACAAGTTATGCGCAAGTCATCCCTCGCACCGTTGAGCCAGGGAAAATTGGGCAGCGTTATCAGATAGAAAGCCGTCCTACCGTCACGGGCGAACCTCTCATTCAAATTAAAGACCGTAAAGGACAAAAGCGTCTTTCCGGTGGTACGAGCTTCATGATGGAAGCCGTCTCGTTTGAGGGCAATGAAGCGATTTGCGACGACAGACTTAAAGAAGAATTCGGCGATCGCTTCGGTCAAGACATTACCTTAAGTGGATTACAAACATTGGTCGATGACGTCACCGCTTATTACCGCAACGAAGGCTTCATTCTTTCACGTGCCATTCTGCCCCAACAACGCATCGGTGATGGTGTCGTGAAGATTAAACTCATTGAGGGTTATATTAACGACGTCACCTTCACAGGTGACATCTCTAAAGGCAGCCTTGCTGAAGAATATGCCGATAAACTCCGCTCAAAAGCGTTAAATGTGAATGACCTAGAACGCTACCTTCTGCTCATGGATGATCTTTCTGGCATGACAGCCCGTGCGACCCTAAGCGCCGCTCCTTCTGGCGTGGGTGGCTCTGATATGGCCGTCTCACTGACACAAAAAACCTACAGCTTCCGCGCCAATGTTAATAATCGCGGCAGCCGCTATTTGGGCCCAGCTCAAGGTGATCTATCCGTTCAGAGTCATAACTTGATTGGTCAACATGAGACGATTGGTATTCGCACGATTCAAACCCTTAACCTAGATGAACTGGCTTATTACGAGGCATCTTACTCTCAGCCTGTTGGTAGCGAAGGCACCGTGGTTCGCGGGCTCATTAACTATACTGACACAGAGCCTGGCAACGCCCTCGCTCCCCTACGCCTTCAAGGTGATAGCGTAACGGCTCGTTTGGATGCGACCCATCCCTTCATCCGTTCACGTCGCGAGAACCTGTTAGGGACGATCGCCTTTACGTACCGTAATGCGAAGTCCGATACGTTTGGACTATCTATCTTTGAAGATCGTGTCCGCACGCTATCGGGGCGCTTGGCTTATGACTTTTTGGATAACCTAAAAGGCATCAACCAACTCGCCGCTGGCGTCACTCATGGCGTGGATATTTTTGGCGCTAATGATGCCAATGACCTTATCTCACGTGCTAACGCAGATTCGAGCTTCACGAAATTCAATTTCGATGTCCAGCGCTTACAGTCTATTTACGGCCCCTTTGCGGCACAGGTAACTGCTGCGGGACAGTTCTCGCTTGATCCACTCCATGCCTCTGAAGAATTTTCTGTTGGTAGCACACCACTTGGTAGCGCTTACGATCCGTCAGAGCTAAGTGGCGATAACGGTTTCGGCGTGCGCGGCGAGCTGCATTATAATGCAGATTACAGCAATCAGTGGATCAATAATTATCAGCTCTATAGTTTTTATGATTACGGTAAAGTATGGAATCGCAGTATTATTGCTGGCGAAGATGATGCCGCCTCGCTCGCATCAGCCGGTTTGGGCGTTCGCGCCGGGCTTTTGGATAATCTGCGTGGTGACATAGAGCTTGCTATGCCACTTACCAAGCGTGTTGCCGCAGAAAACACCAAAGGTGATGATACCCGTATCTTCTTTAACCTGACCTACAATCGCTAA
- a CDS encoding Na+/H+ antiporter subunit E: MLGLLILLAVSWLLWSGIYKPLLLGLGAFSCVLVLIVASRIGFFDKGVFSLHLGPRLPRYWIWLLKEIVISSLDVSRIVLSPSLPISPTVVKLKDTPDDPVGQAILGNAITLTPGTVTMDIVEGQMKVHCLTKDAAAAILAGEMSRRAHTLVGR; the protein is encoded by the coding sequence ATGTTAGGCCTGCTAATATTGTTAGCTGTCTCATGGCTTTTATGGTCTGGCATTTACAAGCCATTATTGCTTGGGCTAGGGGCTTTCTCTTGCGTATTGGTGCTTATTGTGGCCAGCCGGATCGGCTTTTTTGATAAAGGGGTGTTTTCCTTGCATTTAGGGCCGCGACTCCCACGCTACTGGATATGGTTGCTCAAGGAAATTGTCATTTCGAGTCTAGATGTATCACGCATTGTGTTGAGCCCGAGTTTGCCTATCAGCCCGACTGTTGTGAAACTTAAGGATACTCCGGATGATCCGGTGGGGCAGGCTATTTTGGGCAATGCCATCACGTTGACGCCCGGCACTGTAACGATGGATATTGTGGAAGGGCAGATGAAGGTTCACTGCCTGACGAAAGACGCCGCCGCCGCGATTCTGGCGGGCGAAATGAGCCGCCGGGCACACACTCTGGTGGGAAGGTGA
- a CDS encoding transglutaminase-like cysteine peptidase, whose translation MKNTIRYRAQTKAKYALLLGVFLLVPLISFQAHAASLNLFSSSSTKSTDLSAFAKWTRVVQQGQVSSAQDWPSLLSHPTRSNQVQTLKAINQQVNSYRYIEDKDGWKTPDYWATPDQFFKKGGGDCEDYAIVKYMALKALGWNPNNMRIVVLQDIKLNQLHSVLAVNFNGETYILDNQLSYLASDRDIRHYVPIYSINEHAWWRHHPSRKA comes from the coding sequence ATGAAAAACACGATTAGATACCGCGCTCAAACCAAAGCAAAATACGCCCTTCTTTTAGGGGTCTTTTTGCTGGTGCCCCTCATTTCATTTCAGGCACATGCAGCCTCACTGAACTTGTTCAGTAGCTCCAGCACCAAATCCACCGATCTCAGCGCCTTCGCCAAATGGACTCGGGTTGTGCAGCAAGGCCAAGTAAGCTCCGCTCAAGACTGGCCATCTCTGTTGAGCCACCCTACCCGTTCCAATCAGGTTCAAACCCTCAAAGCCATCAATCAGCAGGTCAATAGCTACCGCTACATCGAAGATAAAGATGGCTGGAAAACCCCTGATTACTGGGCAACACCAGATCAGTTCTTCAAAAAAGGCGGCGGCGATTGCGAAGATTACGCTATAGTAAAATACATGGCACTCAAAGCGCTGGGCTGGAATCCGAACAATATGCGTATTGTGGTTTTACAAGATATCAAACTGAACCAACTCCATTCCGTGCTGGCGGTAAACTTCAATGGGGAAACCTATATTCTCGACAATCAGTTGAGTTATCTCGCGAGTGACCGTGATATCCGACACTATGTTCCTATCTACTCTATTAATGAACATGCTTGGTGGCGGCACCACCCCTCACGCAAGGCCTAA